The genomic region TCCAAGCCCAAATCCAAGCGCAATTGCTACGATAATGGAAATGCCCAAGCTCAAATCATACGCACCCTCAATGACTTTTTGGAATTTTGGCAGTTTTTGAGAATCTTTTGTGGAATGCTTTAAGTTTTGTAAATCTTTTTGGTTGGAATCCATTCTTAAAGCCCTTGCGTGATTTCTGCAAAGCATTCTTTTGCTGCGCAAATTGTGGTGTCAATCTCTTTTTCGCCCATACTCGTGCAAATAAAGCCCGTCTCAAACTGCGAGCAAGCAAGATACACGCCTTTTTCAAGCATTTTTTGATGAAACTTTGCAAAAAGTGCGGTGTCTGCTTTTTTGGCATCATCAAAATTTTTCACTTCATTTTCACAAAAGAAAAAGCCAAACATAGAGCCTCTAAATGTCGTCTGTATCGGGATTTTATATTTATTTGCAGATTCTTTTAATCCCGCTGTTAATTTGCGTGCGAGATTCTCTAAATATGTATAAATTTTTGGATCTGCCTTTAATTTGCTAAGCGCACACAAGCCACCGCTCACAGCAAGCGGATTCCCACTTAGTGTGCCTGCTTGATACACGCCACCCACAGGAGAGAGCAGATTCATTATCTCATCTTTTCCACCAAACGCAGCAAGGGGCATTCCAGCACCAATAACCTTGCCAAAAGTCGCCATATCCGGCAACACATCACAAAAGCTAAGCGCGCCTTTCAGGCTAGCGCGAAACCCGCTCATTACTTCATCAAAAATAAGCACCGCACTAAATTCATTGCAAAGCTTGCGCAATGCGCGCAAAAACTCTTTGCTTGCCGGCACAAGTCCCATATTCCCAGCGATTGGCTCGATAATCACGCAACCTACGCCACTACCATTTTTCGCGCTTGTCTCAAAGCAAGCACGCACAGAATCTATATCGTTATAGCGCGCGACTAAAGTATGCTTGCTAATATCCTTTGGCACGCCCGGCGAGCTAGGATTCCCAAAAGTCGCACAACCACTTCCCGCACTCACAAGCAAACTATCAGAATGCCCGTGGTAGCAACCTTCAAATTTTATAATATCATCTTTTCCGCTATATGCGCGCGCTAGGCGGATAGCGCTCATTGTGGCTTCAGTGCCGGAATTAACAAGGCGGATTTTTTCGACATTATCATAAACACTAATAATTTCTTTTGCCAAAGTCGTCTCAAGTTCGGTAGGTGCGCCAAAACTAAGCCCATTTTTTGCTGCGTGCAACACGCTAGATTCTATATCTTTGTCACAATGTCCAAAAATTAATGGTCCCCAGCTTTGCACAAAATCAATATAAACATTGTCATCTTCATCGTATAAATACGCTCCTGCACCTTTTTTGATAAATCTAGGTGTCCCGCCTACAGAGCCAAACGCACGCACAGGGGAATTTACGCCACCTACAATCACTTGTTTTGCTTCATTAAAATTATTGATACTATGGATAAGCTCCATTTTGCCTCCTTAGGAAAAATGTCTGAAAAATCGCATTATAGCGGATTACGCCCAAATAGCACTTTAAGCGACATTTTAAGCGATACTTTCAAATTTTTAGTTTCGCATAAGCGTTACAGGCGCGCTTTGTGGGGATTCTATGCCAAATTCATCAATGCTAGAAACGCTGTAAGTGTAGTTAAGCGCGCGTTTGGTTTCTTTGTCAATAAAACTTGTGGATTTTATATTGTTGTAGCGATTAGAGCGGTTTGTTTGGGGTTCTTTGCGATAGAGTGCGTATTTCTTTGCGCGAGAATCTTCTGGTTCGCTCCATTGAATGATGATATTGCGTCCTTCAACCCTAGAGCTTGTGATTTTTGGTGCTTGTGGGCGTGCAAGTGTAGAGCCAACAAGCGGTGTTTTTAGCATTTCTCCATCTAAATCATAAGAATCTAGCCCAACAATTTGATAGCGCACGCTTTGCCCGTGTTCTTTGAGTGTGTGGGTAAAATGCGTTTTTGTCGTGGTGGCAAGGACTTTGTATTGTCCGTTATTGTCCATATCCGCGTAGATTCTGTAACGTTTGGCTTGGGAGATCGGATTCCAATTCAGCTCGATTTTAAGCGCCAAATTATGCGAGGCGCTGGCATTTTCCACACTTGGCAAAAGCTCAAGCGTGCGCTCACTCACTTCGATAGAAGGCTCGCTTAGATTCCCTAGAAAATCCTTTGCAAGCACGCGGTAAGTGTAAGTTGTGCCATCTTGAAGATTAGTATCAAAATACTCGATATTAAAGCGCCCTTTAAGCTCGGTAATATTGATAAATACGCCTTCATCGTTTTGACGTTGGATAATGTAGGATTTTATGCTCGGATTTGCGTGTGGGGCGATGACTATTTTTAGTGTTTTTGGCTTATGGTTTAGTACAAAAAGCCCTTCTATCGGGTCGATGAAAGAAGTTTCTACTCTAATAGTTTTGCTAAGATTACTCATTGTTTTATCCTCGCCAAGTGTGGCAAAAAGATAGTAATACGCGCTTTTTGGCGTAAGGTTTGTATCAAAAAAATGCGTGGTAAGGGGATTTTTTAAAATTGCAATTTGTTTAAAGGCGCTAAAAGGCAGATTTTCCTGCTCTAACTCCTCGCGACCAAAATCGCCCTCATTTGCGCGATAGATGACAAAACCTTCAATCTCTAACTTTTCTAAGATATTTTGAGAATCCACCTTTTGCGCGGGTATTTCCCATTCAAAGCCTATGGTGCTGACATCGCTAATGGTGCGAATATTTGAAAGAGTTGGCAAATTAGAATCTTGTTCAAATTTTTGGTTAAATCCTTGCGTGAGTGTCGCACAGCCTGTGAGATTGAGGCTAAAAATTGCTAAAACGTTGCAAGAGAGTGTTGTTATCCAGCACTTCATTGAGTTTGTCCTTTTGGAAGTTTTGTTCTAAAAAGTTTAGCATATCGGCAAAAAGTGGGGCTTTAAAAAATAGTGTATCCATCGTGCTTGGGTGTTGTAGATACATTATGTGGGCGTGTAGCAAGATTCTGCCATTGTAAGAAATCCTGCTAGATTCTTGCTTGTAGCCATAGAGTTCATCGCCTAAAATATGGCGGTTGATGCTTTCTAAATGCGCGCGGATTTGGTGCGTCCTGCCGGTAAATAGCTTTATGGCAATGAGTTCAAAACAACCATTTTTGGAATCTAAAAGCTTAACAAACGCGCTTTTTGCGTAGCGGAGGTTTTTTGGCAAAGTTGGCGTGCTTTGGGGAATTTGTGGATTTTGTGCGCTTTGAAGTCTGTGCGCAAAGTGAGAATCTTGTAAAAGGTGAGAATCTTGCAAAGGTTGGGAATCAATAGAAGCCAGCTTTGCCATTTTAAGGCGATTTTTAGGATTGCGCCCAAGATAGCATTCAATCACCATATCACTTTTAAGCTTTGGCGTGATTACAGCGAGATAGATTCTCCCCATTGTGCGAGTTTTGAGCTGATTGCTTAGAGAAGTATGCGCTTTTAAATTACGCGCCACCGCAAGCGCACCGCTTGTGAATCTATCCAGCCTATGCACAATTCCATAGCGCAAATTCCCACTTAAAGAATCTAGGGGTTTTTGGGTGAGTTTGAGCCAGTCAAGCAAAGTTGGCTCTTTGGTGGAGGGCGCATCGTGGATAATGAGATTTGGCGGTTTGTTAAGAAGTAAAATATCATCATCTTTGTAGAGAATCTCAATTTGACTAAATTCTTTTTTAGAAACTAGCGTTTTATCCTGCGTAAGCGTGCTAGATTCTGTATTTTGCAAGGCTTGTTGTTGCGCAAATTCCACGCAGTCATTTAGCTTTAAAAGCGCACTTGGTTTGGCGCAGATTTTGCCATTTACGCGCACACCTTGAGATTTGATACATTCCGCCACCTGCGCGCGCGAAGCATTGAGATTCTGACTTAGAAAAATATCAAGGCGCATTTTGGTAGCGTTTTCTGATATAATAATTTTTTTCATAATTTTAAATAGTCTTTTGCGTGGGATTTTTAAGGATTAAGCATTGAATGCGAAGAAAATTTTAGCACATTTTGATTTTATTGTGATTTTGCTCGTTGTACCTTTAATTGTGCTGTCATTTTTTTTGGTGAGCGAGCTTGATAGTGTGCTTTTTGCAAAGCAGTTAAAATACCTAGCCCTTAGCCTTTGCGTGGCTGTGGTGCTTTTTTTTATTCCTTACAGACGTTTAAATTACTCGATTATTTTTTTGTATGTGTTGCTATTGCTTTTGGTGATAGCAGTGAAGTTTGTGGGTGTAGAGAAAAATCACGCGCAACGTTGGATTGAGATTCCATTTACAAGCTTTTCAATCCAGCCAAGCGAGATTATGAAAGTTGCGCTTATGCTCTTCCTCGCCTCATATATTTCTAAGAATCCGCCGCCAGAAAGTGGCTATGGATGGAAAGATTTTGGGATTATAGCCTCATTTGTCATTTTGCCATTTTTTCTTATTTTGTTAGAGCCGGATTTAGGCACGGCACTTATTATTTTGTTTGTGGGGTTTGGTGTGCTGTTTTTGGTTGGTGTGCATAAAAAGATTTGGATTACACTTGGAATTATTGGGTTTTTAAGTATTATTCCGGCTTATACTATTGCCATAAACACCGGGCTTTTGAAGCAATACCACGAAAAAAGGATAAATGACTTTGTCAGTGGAAACCACCCCTATCAAGTCCAGCAAGCTCTTATTGCCATTGGTTCAGGTGGCGCGAGTGGGAAGCCTCAAGTGCTCGCCACGCAATCCCAGCTAAAATTTCTCCCCTATGCAAGCACGGATTTTATTTTCGCATATTTTGTGGAGCGCTTTGGATTCCTTGGGGCGTTGGGACTTTTGGGGCTGTATTTTTTGCTTATTTTGTATTTGCTTAATATTTGTTTGAGCGCGGTGAAGGACTTTTTCTTGCGGGTGGTGAGCGGGTATATTGCGGTGCTCTTTTTTCTTTATGCGGGGGTAAATATTTGTATGGTGCTAGGGCTTGCACCTGTGGTTGGCGTGCCATTAGCGCTTATGAGCTACGGGGGGACGAGCTTTATGACTTTTGTTGCACTTTTAAGCATTTTAGAAAACACACTTGCCTTTCGCTTTGTTTTTAAGTATAATTCGGACTCTGCAAATGGCGGGGGGCCTTTAGCTCAGTTGGTTAGAGCGCTCGGCTCATAACCGATCGGTCGCAGGTTCGAGTCCTGCAAGGCCCACCACGCAAGGTTTTTACTTCTAGTTTTCTTAGATTCTCAAACATCAAAATCCATTAGAATCTTTTGAGCACCTTGATTTTTCTTTTATTTTTAAGCTACACTACCTTTTCAAAATCACACAACAAGGAGTTTTTATGAGCGTAGATTATTCAATCTCAAAAAATACAAGTGCCCCCCCCCCCTATAGGCTTTCTTTCAAAGTATAAAAACTTTTTAAAAAATTCTTTCGATTCTCAAAATTCTTGTTTTTCTCCGCTTTTTTCAAGTATCGTAATCTTTCTTGGCTTGTATGTATTTTTGCTTTTTGTCAATGTAATGTTTCCCGTGCAAAGCGATGATTTAGGACATGCAACTACCAATTTTCAAGCAGCTATTTCTAGTTATATGGGCTGGAATGGGCGCATTGGCGATATGGCTCGCGTTTGGTTTGGGAGCTATCTTGCGACAATGAGTATTTTTAATTTTATCAATGCTTTCGTTGGCGTGGGCGTGTTGTATCTCTTTTTTGCCTTGCTTTTTGGGCGCTTACCAAATGGTGGGATTGAGAGCGCGACAATCTTTGCTGGTATGGTGTTTTTAATACTTTTTGATAGTGCTTTTGGTGCGATTTTTTATTGGGCGGCTGGAAGCTTTAATTATCTTTGGGCGTATTTTGTTATTTTGCTATGGCTTTTGCCTTATAGAATCTTTTGGGGCAGGGTATTAGCACAGGCAAACATACAAAGAACAAAAGAATCTTTTTTAGCACAATCTTTAAAATCGCTTGGTATGTTGTTTTTAGGTATTGTGGCTGGCTGGGCGAGCGAGCTTAATGCTGTGATAATTATTGTCCTGCTTGCTAGCTTGGTCATTGCGTGGCGTAAAAAAATTACACTTCCATTTTGGTATTTTTCAGGGGGGCTTGGGTTTTTAGCAGGATTCTTAGTGCTTTATTTTAGTCCGGGAAGTGCGAAGAGGGCTGCGCTTTTTCGTGGTTGGGGAGCATATTTCACACTTAAAGATTTATGGGATATGAGTTTTAGCCAAAAAATTGAGCGCATAAAATTTATTTTTAGCAAGGTTGATAACACTTATTTTAACATTGCGCTTTGTGTGAGTGTTGTAATCTATGCATTTACGCGTTTTCATAGGATTCTTTTGAGCCTTTGCGTGGCTGTTGCTGGGCTAGTAGCCATTAATGCAGTCTTTACATACGCACATAGTGTGTTATTTCTTAGCTTTTGCGCGATTATTGGCTTTTTACTTTTTTTAGATTCTAAAAAAGCCAGATTGCAAGATGAGGCGAAATTTTTTCTTATCCTAACGCTTGCTATTTTGCTTTATATGCTCTATATTAGCGCGACCATACAGATTCTTATTCCTCATCGCGCGCAGTTGCATTACACGCTGATTAAAATTACCTTGCTTGTGAGTTTGCTTGTGTATTTACGCGCAAAATGTGAATGCAAAACAATGCAATATCTTTATAAAGGGGCAAGTATCGCGTTATTGCTTATGGCATTTGTCTATGGTGCGTATGTGGCAAAGGAATGTTATAGTATGCATAATAAATGGCAACAAATGGTGGGCTTTATTGAGGGACAAAAGGCATTGGGAAATAAAAATATTGCAGTAAGTTTGAAATATTTTAAATCAAACTACAAATACTACACCGGCTGGCAGAATCCAGATTCTGACCCAAATAGCTGGCCAAATCCAACTTATGCAAAATATTTTGGGCTTGATAGCTTTATCGTAAAATAATTTTCTTACGCTTATGTCTTTTTACAAGGCATAGGCTACTCAAACTCCACTAGCACCATTCCCGCAAAAGCGTCATTTTTGTAAAATTCCACGCGATAAATGCGCGCGTTTGTATCAATGGCGAATTTCTTAAAAAGCGCTTTTTTATGCACTAAAGTATCAAATTCATTTGGCGCTGGCGAGGTATCACCTTTTTTGACAAAGCCAATCACATTTGCCCTCATATTAGAATCTGTATTCTTGGTTTCATCACGTGGCGTGTGGATAAGAAAGCTTGTTTTAGCTTTCACAAGCGAGCCAATTTTTACCTCCTGCCTCACATCATCAATGTCAAATTCCACGCTTTGTAGTGATTTATCAAACTCTAAATACAAAGGATTTAGGCGCATCATTGTGCGATTGCCATATTTCACATCTATAAGCGCACTTTGGGGCGCTTGAGAAAGTCCTAGAATCTTGCTCTTAGATTCTATATTCACACTTTGTAAATTCTGTTTTGCACTCAAAGGCATAGGGAAAAAATTTAGCGGAGATTTGATAGAAAATAGCGGGAGTGTGAGAATCTCATCAATTGTAAGCGTGATACTTGGGTCATTGATGAGCTTTGCCACCACTTGCGGAGTAAGCTCAAAATGCCTTTCAAATTCAATCCCCACCGCTTTCAAAAATCCTTCAATCCCTAGCAAATGATAATATGTCTTTTCGCGCAGGGGTAGAGTTTTGGATGCTTCGTGCGCGAAGGCTGGCTTATTATGCGTGATAGCAAAAAATGTCAAGCTTTTTTGCATTTGCGTGTCTTTTTTGGCGGTTTCTGTATTGCGCAAATGGTATTTGTGAAATGGCTTTAAAAGCCCGCTATTTGTGTGGTTTATCACTACTTCAATGATATTTTTTAAATCCCCAAAAGGACTTACATCAATAGAATCTTGGTCGATTATCGAGCAGTTCCCCCAACGTTTCGGACCAAAGGTTTCATTGATATATTTTGGACGATAAAAGCCGCTTCCATCGTGCATATGGAAAATCGCCTGCACCTTTGAATCAAGAATCTGTTCTTTGATTTTTTGGATTACCTCAAATTCTGGGTCATTTGAATCTAAGTTTGCAAATTTGCGATTCAAATCCCCATACACGCCTCGACTATTATAAAACATTGAGTGCGGGCTAAGTGAGGGGATTACGCGCACATTGCCTTTTTTAATCGTGTAGTATTGTAAAAAAAGATTTGTGGCATTATACGCGCCGGGCTCATCGCCCTGAATCCCGCTCATTATAAGCACATTTGGTCCTTGAGAATCTTCACTTGGCATATCATACACTTTAAAATCAATGGGCATCACACCCGCACACAGCATGAATTTTAAAGCAAGCATTAAAAGTAAAAAGATTCTCATTCATTCCCCTTAGTTTTCAAAAATATTTAAATATTTTTAGGACAAAAAATGCGCGATTATAACATAACTTCGCCATGCTTAAATGGAATAAAATGTGCTTTAAATTCACATTAAGGAGCTTTGAAAATCTTATTTAACAAGGAAAAATAATGATAGATTCTAAGACTTTAGCGCAAATTTCTAGCGCGCAAACTCCCCTTAATCACGAGACTTCACGGCAGGCAAATAAGCGCTTTGGTGAGGATATAAAAGGCGTGAATGAATTTATTGGTGCTTTGCAAAGTGCGCAGATTGTGCTTACAAAGATTCTCAAAATTGCACAGGACTGCTTGTATGATGCTACTGATTTGCAACAAGCCCAAATGAGCGAATCTGAACTTGATTCTAAAAAAGCACTTGCCATAAGTGAAATCGCCTCGCTTGTGGCAGAAGCGCAGTTTTTAGGCACGCCACTTTTTGATACAAATTTAAGCGCAAATATTAATGGCGCAAAACAAAGCATTTGCTTTGCTTCCCCACTAAGCCTTTCACCTGATTTTTACGCGCTAAGTGTGTATGTGCAAGAAAAGCAAGACGAGAGTATGCAACTATTGCTTCTTTTAAGCGAGGTGCTTAGCACGCCTTCAAATGCGCATTTTGAAAGTGTGGATTCTAACGCGCTTACTTCAATGCTAAAGGGCTAAAATGCTACGCTTTGCGCCATCGCCAACGGGCGATATGCATATTGGGAATCTGCGTGCGGCGATTTTTAACTACATTATCGCCAAGCAAACAAATCAACCCTTTTTAATCCGTATTGAAGACACCGACACAGCACGCAATATCGAGGGGAAAGATAAGGAAATTCTAAGTATTCTCAATCTCTTTGGGCTTTTGTGGGATAAGCTCGTGTATCAAAGTGATAATTTTCCTCGTCATAGACAATTAGCAGAGTATCTCATCGCGCAGGATAAGGCGTTTTATTGCTATTGTAGCAAGGAGTTTTTAGATAAGAAGCGCGAGGAGGCGAAAGAGCAAAAAAGGGCATTTCGCTATGAGAGTGTATGGGCGGAGCTTGAGAAAGATTCTAATCCAAAGCCTGTGGTGCGCTTGCGTGGGGTGGATAGAGAGATAAACTTTGAAGATGTGATAAAAGGAAAGCTCACTTTTGCACCAAATGAGGTGGAAAGCTTTGTGATTTTAAAAGATGATGGCATTCCTACCTATAACTTTGCCTGCGCGGTAGATGATATGCTTTATGATGTGAGCTTTATCGTGCGTGGCGAGGATCATGTGAGTAATACGCCAAAGCAGATTCTCGTGCATAAATCTTTGGGCTATGATAAAAATATCGGCTATGCGCATTTGCCAATCATTTTGGGTGATAATGGGAGCAAAATGAGCAAGCGCGATAGTGCATCAAGTGTGAGCTGGCTTTTGGAGCAGGGCTATTTGCCACAGGCGATTTGTAACTATCTCATCGGTATGGGGAATAAAACGCCATATGAAGTGTTTAAATTGCAAGATGCGCTTGAGTGGTTTGATATTAAAAATGTTGCAAAAGCGCCGGTAAAGTTTGATATAAAGCGTCTGCGCTATTTAAATAGAGAACATTTGAAGCGACTAAATGAGTCTGAGCTTGCACTTCTTTTGCAATCAAGTGATGCGAGTATCGGCGCGATTGCAAAACTGCATTTGCAAGAGGCTAGCACGCTTAATGAAATCCGCGAGAAAGTGGATTGTATTTTCGCACCAAAGGATATTTACGCGCTCTATGAGGGGCAGGATTTTAGCAAGGAAGCACAGATTCTCTATGATACATTGCGCGAGCTTATACAAACAAAATCTAATGCCTTGCAAGAATATGAAAGCTTGAAAGAAGTCCTCTTGATGCGCACAAACTTAAAGGGTAAAAGCTTTTTTAAGCCTTTGCGTATTTTGCTAACGGGCAATTCCCAAGGCTTAGAGCTAAACGAACTCTATCCTTATTTGCGCTTTTTCCTAGATGAGATTGTGAGGCTAAAGCCTCGCTCTTAAGGCATACAAGGTTTAATTTAAAGAGTATCATTCCTTGTTTTATAAGCTTTAAGAATCTGTTCTCGTAAAGAATAAAGCTCATTAATGTGTGTAAATTTTTGCTCTGTTCCATCGGGGAATTCGATACGATTTTCCTGTTTTTTGAAGAGATAAAGTCGGCAAATCCATTTGTCTTGCAAACTAACACGCAAATAAGGTGGCCTCGCTTTCGTTTTGTAATAGTCAATCCGTGATGAATCCACTCCTGCATTGCCCAAAATAGATTTGATAATCTGGAATCCTTGTAACTCCTCTTTCGTGAGGGGTATTTTCTTATCTTTTATTTCTCCATTTTCTTTGTTGTTATTGGGATTTTGGAGGTTGTTTTTAATATTTACATTTTTTTCATACGCAGTGTCACTTATAAATTCTTCAAGTGATTTTTTGATATGTTTTCTAAATTTCTCTATTGTACTACTTATCATTTTTTGCTTGGTGAGTCGCCTTGCAAAAAATGTGACAAATTCATCACTAGGTTTATTGATTTCTTGTTTGAAAATCTCTTGTATTTCACGATGATATTTTTTCTCCTTAGCCACTCTTAAAATATCATCTATATCAAGTTTAGAGTAAATAAAACGTTCCAAATCCTTTATATCTCTGGCCTTTGGGTTTTCAAGATTTATCACAAGAAATGGAATCTTATCCATAAGATTTTGGTGCTCCATATCTGTGAAAAATCGGTATTCTATGCCATTTGTAAGTATGGCAAATTTTATGCTTGGTGCGGTTTTGAAATATCTGACAAGTTGGTTGATGTGGTTATCAAGGTTTTCTGCGTGATTTTTAGCCTCTATCATGATAAAAGGCTTATTGTCTTTGAAAATAGCATAATCAACTTTTTCGCCCTTTTTTATGCCAACATCTGTAGTGTATTCAGGCACAACAATACTTGGATTAGTTACATCATAACCAAGTGCTTTGAGAAATGGAATAACAAAAGTCATTTTGGTAGCTTCTTCAGTTTTCACAAGTGATTTCCTTTCAGAAATTGTCTCGACGATAGTATTTATTGCACTTTCAAAGTCCATAAATCCCCCTTAAACCTTTTAAATCAAATTTTTACTCTATTATAGTAGAGTGAAAAAGAATTGTAAAATAAATAAACTTAAGAAAATCTATAATAATAGAGTTTCTTAATGCCACAATATAAAAACACAGATGAAATTTCTAAAACTCAAATTATGTATTTTTATCATCAAGTTGCGCAAAATGTTGCAAGAATCCGTAAGGAAAAGGGTTTATCACAACTTGAATTAAGCCTTGCCATTGGTTATAAATCTGTTTCTTTGGTGGCTGGAGCAGAGGCAGGATATAAAAATATTCATTTTAACTTAGAGCATTTGTATAAAATCTCGCAAGTGCTTGAAGTGGATATAAAAGAGTTGTTTTAAGTCCGCATTTGCTACAATGGATTTTTTAAATATTCCTAAATAGAAAGCGAAGATTATGTATTCAGATTCTGTATTGAGTTTGGTGGTGCCGATTTTTGTGATTGCGCTTGTGTTTATCACAAAGCGCGTGGTGTTTTCACTGCTTTTGGGTATCGTGCTTGCAAGTTTTATGATGAAAGGGAGCGATATTTTGGGTGCGGTGGAATATGTGATAATAAAAATTGGCGCGGTGTTTTATGAAGATGGCGCGCTTAATATGCAAAGCGTGTATGTATTTGGATTCTTGCTTTTGCTTGGAATCTTAACGCAACTTATGAGTTATTCTGGCGGTATTGGTGCGTTTGTGAAATGGGCTAGGAAGCGTGTTAAAAGTGCGCGTGGTTCGGAGTTTGTGGCTTTTATTGCGGGGATTGTGATTTTTATTGATGATTATTTTAATGCTTTGAGTGTGGGGCAGATTAGTAAATCGCTCAATGATGCTAATCACTCCACGCGCGAGCGCCTTGCGTATGTGATTGATTCTACTTCTGCGCCGATATGTATTTTGATGCCAATTTCTAGCTGGGGCGCGTATATCCTCGTGCAGTTGGATAAAAATTTTAGCGGGGATAATTTTTTGCTTCTATTTGAAAGTATTTGGGCAAATTTTTATGCGTGGTTTGCGCTTTTGGGCGTGTTTTTGACGATTTTATGGCAGATTAATTTACCTGCTATGCGCAAATATCAAAATGTTGGCGTGGTGGAGAGTTTCGAGTTAGATTCTAGCAAAAATACGAGTGTGTGGCTTTTAATCATTCCTGTTATTGCGCTTATTTGTTTTGTGGCGGGGCTTATTTTTTATACCGGCTATCGCAACAGCGGGGAGCTTAGCCTCATTGCTATGTTGGGAAAAACAGACACGGGACTTTCGCTTTTTTGGGGTGGATTTGTCGCGTTTGTCCTCACGCTTTTGCTTTCTTTTAAGAATTTAAAACTAGTTGATTTTGTGCCAATATTTAAACAAGGAAGCACGGCAATGTTGCCTGCATGCCTTATTTTGGTGCTTGCGTGGGCGATAGGACCGATTATTAAAGATGACTTAAGCACGGGGCAATATTTGGCAAATCTTAGCCGTGAATTTTTAGAATCTAGCACGATCAATGCGAGCTTTGTTATTGTTTTGGTGAGCTTTCTTATTTCTGGGTTTATCGCATTTTGCACAGGTACGAGCTGGGCGACTTTTGCGATTATGATTCCCATCGGGGCGAGTTTGGCGCAGGTGAATGGGATTGAAATTGTGCTTGTGATTTCTGCGATTTTGAGTGGTGCGGTGTTTGGCGATCACGCCTCGCCTATTTCTGATACGACTATTCTCTCCGCCACAGGGGCTGGGTGCTCGGTGCAGAGCCACTTTTTGACACAGCTTCCGTATGTTTGCACAGCGGCATTTATCGCGCTTGTGTGTTTTAGTATCGCTGGACTTAGCGGGTCGATTTTGCTTGCGCATTGTGTAGGTTTGACACTTGGAGTTGGGATATTTTATTTGTATAAGCGGGTGTATTATTAGGATATGCCTTTGCTTTTTTCCTCTTTACCTTTGGTGCAACAGCGCATTTTAGAATGGTATGAAAAAAATGGGCGCAAAGAGCTTCCGTGGCGCAATCTCAAGCGCGATGGGAGTGAGGCGTATGGTGTGTATGTGAGCGAGATTATGCTACAACAAACGCAGGTTTCGCGTGTTTTGGAAATTTTTTATTTTCCA from Helicobacter himalayensis harbors:
- a CDS encoding type I restriction endonuclease, with product MDFESAINTIVETISERKSLVKTEEATKMTFVIPFLKALGYDVTNPSIVVPEYTTDVGIKKGEKVDYAIFKDNKPFIMIEAKNHAENLDNHINQLVRYFKTAPSIKFAILTNGIEYRFFTDMEHQNLMDKIPFLVINLENPKARDIKDLERFIYSKLDIDDILRVAKEKKYHREIQEIFKQEINKPSDEFVTFFARRLTKQKMISSTIEKFRKHIKKSLEEFISDTAYEKNVNIKNNLQNPNNNKENGEIKDKKIPLTKEELQGFQIIKSILGNAGVDSSRIDYYKTKARPPYLRVSLQDKWICRLYLFKKQENRIEFPDGTEQKFTHINELYSLREQILKAYKTRNDTL
- a CDS encoding flagellar FLiS export co-chaperone; the protein is MIDSKTLAQISSAQTPLNHETSRQANKRFGEDIKGVNEFIGALQSAQIVLTKILKIAQDCLYDATDLQQAQMSESELDSKKALAISEIASLVAEAQFLGTPLFDTNLSANINGAKQSICFASPLSLSPDFYALSVYVQEKQDESMQLLLLLSEVLSTPSNAHFESVDSNALTSMLKG
- a CDS encoding Na+/H+ antiporter NhaC family protein, which encodes MYSDSVLSLVVPIFVIALVFITKRVVFSLLLGIVLASFMMKGSDILGAVEYVIIKIGAVFYEDGALNMQSVYVFGFLLLLGILTQLMSYSGGIGAFVKWARKRVKSARGSEFVAFIAGIVIFIDDYFNALSVGQISKSLNDANHSTRERLAYVIDSTSAPICILMPISSWGAYILVQLDKNFSGDNFLLLFESIWANFYAWFALLGVFLTILWQINLPAMRKYQNVGVVESFELDSSKNTSVWLLIIPVIALICFVAGLIFYTGYRNSGELSLIAMLGKTDTGLSLFWGGFVAFVLTLLLSFKNLKLVDFVPIFKQGSTAMLPACLILVLAWAIGPIIKDDLSTGQYLANLSREFLESSTINASFVIVLVSFLISGFIAFCTGTSWATFAIMIPIGASLAQVNGIEIVLVISAILSGAVFGDHASPISDTTILSATGAGCSVQSHFLTQLPYVCTAAFIALVCFSIAGLSGSILLAHCVGLTLGVGIFYLYKRVYY
- a CDS encoding helix-turn-helix domain-containing protein translates to MPQYKNTDEISKTQIMYFYHQVAQNVARIRKEKGLSQLELSLAIGYKSVSLVAGAEAGYKNIHFNLEHLYKISQVLEVDIKELF
- the gltX gene encoding glutamate--tRNA ligase — encoded protein: MLRFAPSPTGDMHIGNLRAAIFNYIIAKQTNQPFLIRIEDTDTARNIEGKDKEILSILNLFGLLWDKLVYQSDNFPRHRQLAEYLIAQDKAFYCYCSKEFLDKKREEAKEQKRAFRYESVWAELEKDSNPKPVVRLRGVDREINFEDVIKGKLTFAPNEVESFVILKDDGIPTYNFACAVDDMLYDVSFIVRGEDHVSNTPKQILVHKSLGYDKNIGYAHLPIILGDNGSKMSKRDSASSVSWLLEQGYLPQAICNYLIGMGNKTPYEVFKLQDALEWFDIKNVAKAPVKFDIKRLRYLNREHLKRLNESELALLLQSSDASIGAIAKLHLQEASTLNEIREKVDCIFAPKDIYALYEGQDFSKEAQILYDTLRELIQTKSNALQEYESLKEVLLMRTNLKGKSFFKPLRILLTGNSQGLELNELYPYLRFFLDEIVRLKPRS
- a CDS encoding M99 family carboxypeptidase catalytic domain-containing protein — translated: MRIFLLLMLALKFMLCAGVMPIDFKVYDMPSEDSQGPNVLIMSGIQGDEPGAYNATNLFLQYYTIKKGNVRVIPSLSPHSMFYNSRGVYGDLNRKFANLDSNDPEFEVIQKIKEQILDSKVQAIFHMHDGSGFYRPKYINETFGPKRWGNCSIIDQDSIDVSPFGDLKNIIEVVINHTNSGLLKPFHKYHLRNTETAKKDTQMQKSLTFFAITHNKPAFAHEASKTLPLREKTYYHLLGIEGFLKAVGIEFERHFELTPQVVAKLINDPSITLTIDEILTLPLFSIKSPLNFFPMPLSAKQNLQSVNIESKSKILGLSQAPQSALIDVKYGNRTMMRLNPLYLEFDKSLQSVEFDIDDVRQEVKIGSLVKAKTSFLIHTPRDETKNTDSNMRANVIGFVKKGDTSPAPNEFDTLVHKKALFKKFAIDTNARIYRVEFYKNDAFAGMVLVEFE